From the genome of Planctomycetaceae bacterium, one region includes:
- the queF gene encoding preQ(1) synthase codes for MSEPTADILETFENPFPQRDYVIETVAPEFTSVCPKTGQPDFGTLTITYIADRLCFELKSLKLYLQQYRNHGAFYERVTNMILDDLVSVTQPRWMQIQAAFTPRGGIRTTVIAEHGRNPQQSSPQQKG; via the coding sequence ATGTCCGAACCGACTGCCGATATTCTTGAAACGTTCGAGAATCCCTTTCCTCAGCGGGATTACGTGATCGAAACCGTCGCGCCGGAGTTCACGTCGGTGTGCCCAAAGACCGGGCAGCCGGATTTCGGAACACTGACGATTACTTACATCGCGGATCGGCTGTGCTTCGAATTGAAATCGCTGAAACTGTATCTTCAGCAATACCGCAATCACGGGGCGTTTTACGAACGTGTGACGAACATGATCCTGGACGACCTGGTGTCCGTCACGCAGCCGCGCTGGATGCAGATCCAGGCCGCGTTTACGCCGCGCGGCGGGATTCGGACCACCGTCATCGCGGAACATGGCCGCAATCCACAGCAGAGCAGTCCGCAGCAGAAGGGTTGA